A genomic window from Rhizobium sp. 007 includes:
- a CDS encoding outer membrane protein, which yields MKRSLSGIFAALLVTSNAFAADLAPIEPAPEMPPEVTVTESTGWYLRGDVGYGFTDMRGARYFQGSNANEVDFDKAELRDSWTVGGGVGYQINNYFRTDLTLDYLTKADFRGSTTGLCGDPLEACTSRDVSSLTAWTLMANAYVDLGTYGVFTPYVGGGIGGTYVKWKNLRNVSCQDDGGGCDDEVIHGGRGNWRFSYALMAGASIDVTCNVKADVGYRFLHVDGGSMFGYASNGGPGRDKGFNVHEARVGARYLFGGCQQASYEPPPEIPLQPSVYK from the coding sequence ATGAAAAGAAGCTTGTCCGGCATCTTTGCCGCATTGCTTGTCACATCAAATGCTTTCGCCGCCGATCTCGCTCCTATCGAGCCCGCGCCGGAAATGCCGCCGGAAGTCACGGTAACTGAATCGACCGGCTGGTATCTGCGCGGCGATGTCGGCTACGGCTTCACCGACATGCGCGGGGCCCGCTACTTCCAGGGAAGCAACGCCAATGAGGTCGATTTCGACAAGGCCGAGCTACGCGACTCCTGGACGGTCGGCGGCGGCGTTGGTTACCAGATCAACAATTACTTCCGCACCGACCTTACGCTCGACTACCTGACCAAGGCTGATTTCCGCGGCTCAACGACCGGCCTGTGCGGCGACCCACTCGAGGCCTGCACGTCTCGCGACGTCTCGTCGCTCACGGCCTGGACGCTGATGGCGAATGCCTATGTCGACCTCGGCACTTACGGCGTCTTCACGCCTTATGTCGGCGGTGGCATCGGCGGTACCTATGTCAAATGGAAAAATCTTCGTAACGTCTCCTGCCAGGATGATGGCGGCGGTTGCGATGACGAAGTGATCCATGGCGGCCGCGGCAACTGGCGCTTTAGCTACGCGCTGATGGCCGGCGCCTCGATCGACGTCACTTGTAATGTCAAGGCGGATGTCGGCTATCGCTTCCTGCATGTCGACGGCGGCAGCATGTTCGGTTACGCGAGCAATGGTGGTCCTGGCCGGGACAAGGGCTTCAATGTTCATGAAGCCCGCGTCGGCGCCCGTTACCTCTTCGGCGGTTGCCAGCAGGCAAGCTACGAGCCGCCGCCGGAAATTCCGCTGCAGCCGTCGGTCTACAAGTGA
- a CDS encoding cytochrome C oxidase subunit IV family protein: MAHAQTHSGQQHPVKLYLLVWGLLFVLSTFSYLVDYFAIQGYARWFLILFFMVLKAGLIVAVFMHMAWERLALVYAILVPPVLVLVFVAMMVSESNYTIFTRLTFSSVGL; this comes from the coding sequence ATGGCACATGCGCAAACGCATTCCGGACAACAACACCCCGTCAAGCTCTATCTCCTGGTCTGGGGGTTGCTTTTCGTCCTCAGCACCTTCTCGTACCTGGTCGACTATTTCGCCATCCAGGGCTATGCGCGGTGGTTCCTGATCCTGTTCTTCATGGTGCTGAAGGCAGGACTGATCGTCGCCGTCTTCATGCACATGGCGTGGGAGCGGCTGGCACTTGTCTATGCAATCCTGGTGCCGCCGGTTCTGGTGCTTGTTTTCGTCGCCATGATGGTCTCGGAATCGAACTATACGATCTTCACGCGGCTGACCTTCTCCAGTGTGGGCCTCTGA
- a CDS encoding heme-copper oxidase subunit III family protein encodes MAEYTQAQTGGTLERPEGLRGIAADLSSDQRAFKNVSWGKAMMWIFLLSDTFVFGCFLLAYMTARMSTPVDWPNPSEVFALHIGGQELPLILIAIMTFVLISSSGTMAMAVNFGYRRERGRTAALMLLTAVLGATFVGMQAFEWTKLISEGVRPWENPWGAAQFGSSFFMITGFHGTHVTFGVIFLLIVARKVWRGDFDTERRGFFTSRKGDYEIVEIMGLYWHFVDLVWVFIFAFFYLW; translated from the coding sequence ATGGCTGAATATACGCAAGCGCAAACCGGCGGAACACTCGAGCGGCCCGAAGGCCTGCGTGGGATCGCGGCCGATCTGTCTTCCGACCAGCGGGCGTTCAAGAACGTCTCGTGGGGGAAGGCCATGATGTGGATCTTCCTCCTCAGCGACACCTTCGTCTTCGGCTGCTTTCTGCTTGCCTATATGACCGCGCGCATGTCTACGCCTGTCGATTGGCCGAATCCCAGCGAGGTCTTCGCGCTTCATATCGGTGGGCAGGAATTGCCGCTGATTCTGATCGCCATCATGACCTTCGTCCTCATCAGCAGTTCCGGCACGATGGCGATGGCTGTCAATTTTGGATATCGCCGCGAACGCGGACGGACGGCTGCCCTGATGCTGTTGACAGCGGTTCTCGGCGCGACATTCGTCGGCATGCAGGCGTTCGAATGGACGAAACTGATCTCGGAAGGCGTACGGCCCTGGGAGAATCCCTGGGGTGCGGCGCAATTCGGTTCGTCGTTCTTCATGATCACCGGATTCCACGGCACCCATGTCACTTTCGGCGTGATTTTCCTTCTGATCGTCGCCCGCAAGGTCTGGCGCGGTGATTTCGACACGGAGCGGCGGGGCTTTTTTACCAGCCGCAAGGGTGATTACGAGATCGTTGAGATCATGGGTCTCTACTGGCACTTCGTCGATCTCGTCTGGGTGTTCATCTTCGCATTCTTCTATTTGTGGTGA